One region of Primulina tabacum isolate GXHZ01 chromosome 17, ASM2559414v2, whole genome shotgun sequence genomic DNA includes:
- the LOC142530684 gene encoding uncharacterized protein LOC142530684, protein MFAACVCVIDHGFPPWSTIQSIRCLWSTIQSNDFMVDHVLFGGLRFMVDHKTKSTIKHGRPYLFVWSTKCGFMVDHKIFPNLTNNFFLSQVYLPRKLGRDAIFRCKLTIQSRYNEISEKIHFYLNNEKRTHFFEHSPFGNLVRYYRDFKISSQILWYLMSNQILDSSSDDLWMVVRRKPVRFSLLEYCLITGLDCAIEPEDLPDRGVFGTTHFPGKTDIVLGDLEGKIIVQEHNETGLDMEKIKMASLYFCCAVFGEATRKKTMKIDPKYLRLVDDLDRFNHYPWGRVAYRDAVRCLKKDLLGRYNYLAEAQGRKEVEGSFLVGGFVLPLQIFAYECYPSVAQKLARRRDVNGLMLPRMFQWVTKTWASNRAPTGVEIAAAFGDCPIYDCLGFLTPTPEELVAPYYTTEHFVDSAPDAVITWVLELWRQGQTVICSEHPVESPSVQPTHSAHSPPSDQPTHFGHSPPSVQHTPPAHASPDVSGIRPGELDRSSSRTSSPMRTGPRVHFGLNPSRRPSPLEHRFERRLTALEDSVTSMHVKIAEEFIETRAFMRSINQALVDLKSSLTEQIRAGFAEMRSNMPVREDRDYSIVYSRGRKRKASEADFGVDDNLARKIASTSQTLNIFEPNLPVIIEESSEDIQVTPVPRKSGGEATTSRGYYSKPCLFIFALKEIGSGSQSQQIFEPNLQAIPEESAGGEMPV, encoded by the exons ATGTTTGCTGCGTGTGTGTGCGTAATCGACCATGGTTTTCCACCATGGTCGACCATACAAAGTATACGTTGTTTGTGGTCGACCATACAAAGTAATGATTTTATGGTCGACCATGTTTTATTTGGTGGACTACGTTTTATGGTCGACCATAAGACGAAGTCGACCATAAAACATGGTCGACCTTATTTGTTTGTATGGTCGACCAAATGTGGTTTTATGGTCGACCACAAAATTTTTCCTAACCttactaataatttttttttgtcacAGGTCTATTTGCCGAGAAAACTAGGCAGGGATGCCATTTTCCGATGTAAGTTGACAATTCAGTCGAGATATAACGAGATTTCTGAGAAGATTCATTTTTATTTGAACAACGAGAAGAGAACCCATTTTTTCGAGCATTCGCCTTTTGGTAATTTAGTTAGGTATTATagagattttaaaatttccagCCAAATTCTATGGTATTTAATGAGTAACCAGATACTTGATAGTAGTAGTGATGATTTGTGGATGGTGGTGCGCAGAAAGCCTGTTAGATTTTCTTTGTTAGAGTATTGTTTAATAACGGGTCTCGATTGCGCTATAGAGCCCGAAGATTTACCAGATAGAGGTGTATTTGGCACCACACACTTTCCCGGTAAGACTGATATTGTTTTGGGTGATTTGGAGGGAAAAATTATTGTCCAAGAGCATAACGAGACTGGTCTAGACATGGAGAAGATAAAGATGGCTAGTCTATACTTTTGTTGTGCCGTATTTGGTGAGGCGACGAGGAAAAAGACAATGAAGATCGACcctaaatacttgaggctcGTAGATGATTTGGATAGGTTCAACCATTATCCCTGGGGTAGAGTAGCCTATCGGGATGCGGTCCGATGTCTGAAGAAGGATCTTTTAGGACGATATAATTACCTCGCCGAGGCACAGGGCCGGAAAGAAGTTGAGGGCAGCTTCCTTGTCGGTGGTTTTGTTCTCCCTCTGCag ATCTTCGCTTATGAATGTTATCCGAGCGTGGCACAGAAGTTAGCAAGGAGAAGAGATGTGAACGGTTTGATGTTGCCCAGGATGTTTCAGTGGGTGACTAAGACGTGGGCGTCAAACCGTGCCCCAACTGGTGTTGAAATCGCTGCAGCCTTCGGTGATTGTCCTATATAT GATTGTCTGGGATTTTTGACTCCTACTCCTGAGGAGCTAGTTGCACCGTATTATACGACCGAGCATTTTGTTGATTCTGCGCCTGATGCGGTGATCACTTGGGTACTCGAGCTCTGGAGGCAGGGTCAGACAGTCATATGTAGCGAGCACCCTGTGGAGTCTCCCTCAGTCCAGCCCACGCATTCTGCACATTCACCTCCCTCTGACCAGCCCACGCATTTTGGACATTCACCTCCCTCTGTCCAGCACACGCCTCCTGCACATGCATCTCCTGACGTTTCTGGCATCCGTCCTGGTGAGCTCGATAGATCCAGCTCTAGGACCAGTTCTCCTATGCGTACGGGTCCTAGAGTCCACTTTGGACTCAATCCCTCCCGCCGCCCATCACCCTTGGAGCATCGTTTCGAGCGGCGATTGACTGCGTTGGAGGATTCCGTTACGTCCATGCATGTGAAGATTGCAGAAGAATTTATTGAGACCAGAGCGTTTATGAGGAGTATAAATCAAGCTCTAGTTGACTTGAAATCGAGTTTGACTGAACAGATTAGAGCTGGTTTTGCTGAGATGAGGTCTAACATGCCAGTGCGGGAGGACAGAGATTATAGCATAGTCTATAGCAGAGGGCGGAAGAGGAAAGCATCTGAGGCAGATTTTG GTGTGGATGATAATCTGGCTAGGAAAATTGCGAGTACTAGCCAAACACTAAATATATTTGAGCCTAACCTTCCGGTGATTATAGAGGAGTCCTCAGAAG ATATTCAAGTGACTCCGGTTCCGCGTAAGTCAGGTGGTGAGGCGACCACGTCTAGAGGTTATTACAGTAAACCTTGTCTAttcatatttgcattaaa GGAAATTGGCAGTGGTAGCCAATCCCAACAGATATTTGAGCCTAACCTTCAAGCCATTCCAGAGGAGTCCGCAGGAGGTGAG ATGCCGGTGTGA
- the LOC142530682 gene encoding LOW QUALITY PROTEIN: zinc finger protein GAI-ASSOCIATED FACTOR 1-like (The sequence of the model RefSeq protein was modified relative to this genomic sequence to represent the inferred CDS: deleted 1 base in 1 codon), producing the protein MEINRDRYAKKTWLSQEKYIEKVLQRFNMDQAKAVGCPLANYFKLNSKQSPITEDEEEEMKSVPYASAVGSLMYAMVCTRPDLAHSVGVVSRFLSKSGKEHWAAVKWIFRYLRGTSKHRLSFGGSRLELVGYTNADMAGDVDSRKSTSGYLITFAGGAVSWQSKLQKCVTLSTTEAEFIAATEACKEMLWMKGFLEELRFVQDQCRLFCDSQSAIHLGKNPSMHSRSKHIDVRYHWIRDVLEKKKLKLEKIHTDENGSDMMTKTLPKWKLEYCRAVAATQIIDNDIPIISLRFEFDKCSTVNDPTAAGDSCSGNPTCPPKLTSKKKRNLLGMPDPDSEVIALSPKTLLATNRFVCEICNKGFQRDQNLQLHRRGHNLPWKLKQKPSKDVKRKIYVCPEPSCVHHNPSRALGDLTGIKKHFFRKHGEKAWKCDRCAKKYAVQSDMKAHSKICGTREYRCDCGTLFSRRDSFITHKAFCDALARESAKPHAEAESPVDDEDAKSEIGPATAVSTPQDPASVVPTSTTVDTHVSPVLDQGILARTWIASLLASSGSLQSQTTGFTSLFRAVTCPDHIPELAPSSSSEPISLCLSMNQGSSIFVSPGQELRQYAQALQPCMSATALLQKADLIGISLSNTSLLRGLGIVSSSSSSSTNVHQSGPQIKPDGTSLAEGLALGLACDGVSGLKELMFGTPSVFGPKHITLDLLGLGMAANGGLNGGLTALMTSINDSLDNGAATPPPLRGGRNAMSGSS; encoded by the exons ATGGAAATCAATCGAGACAGGTATGCCAAGAAGACCTGGTTGTCGCAGGAGAAGTATATTGAGAAGGTACTTCAGAGATTCAACATGGACCAGGCCAAAGCGGTTGGATGTCCTCTTGCCAACTATTTCAAGTTGAATTCAAAGCAGAGTCCTATTACAGAGGATGAGGAAGAAGAAATGAAAAGTGTTCCATATGCTTCAGCTGTTGGAAGTCTGATGTATGCCATGGTATGTACTCGGCCAGATTTAGCTCATTCAGTAGGTGTAGTGAGTAGATTCCTTTCAAAATCGGGAAAGGAACATTGGGCTGCAGTAAAATGGATATTCAGATATCTACGGGGAACCTCTAAACATAGATTGAGTTTTGGAGGATCCAGACTTGAGCTTGTAGGCTACACAAATGCAGATATGGCAGGAGATGTTGACTCCCGAAAATCCACATCAGGATACCTGATTACATTTGCAGGGGGAGCTGTGTCATGGCAGTCAAAGTTGCAAAAATGTGTAACATTGTCAACCACTGAAGCGGAGTTCATTGCAGCAACTGAGGCATGCAAGGAAATGTTATGGATGAAAGGTTTTTTGGAGGAATTAAGATTTGTGCAAGATCAATGCAGGTTGttctgtgacagtcagagtgcaaTTCATCTTGGAAAGAATCCTTCAATGCATTCAAGATCAAAGCATATTGATGTTCGTTATCATTGGATACGAGATGTATTGGAGAAGAAGAAGTTGAAACTTGAGAAGATTCACACagatgaaaatggatctgatatGATGACCAAGACATTGCCGAAATGGAAGTTGGAATACTGTAGAGCTGTTGCAG CAACCCAGATAATTGATAATGATATTCCCATCATTTCACTCCGCTTTGAATTTGACAAGTGCTCAACAGTGAATGATCCAACGGCTGCAGGGGATTCTTGTTCGGGTAATCCGACATGCCCTCCAAAGTTAACTTCCAAGAAGAAGCGAAATCTTCTGGGAATGCCAG ATCCTGATTCAGAAGTGATTGCTTTATCCCCGAAGACTTTGTTGGCAACAAACAGATTTGTTTGTGAAATATGCAACAAAGGATTTCAAAGGGACCAGAATTTGCAGCTGCACAGGAGGGGTCATAATTTGCCCTGGAAGCTTAAACAAAAACCAAGTAAAGATGTGAAGAGAAAAATCTATGTTTGTCCTGAACCGAGCTGTGTTCATCACAATCCTTCGCGAGCGCTTGGCGATTTGACTGGGATCAAGAAGCATTTCTTCAGAAAACATGGGGAGAAGGCATGGAAATGTGATAGGTGCGCGAAGAAGTATGCCGTGCAATCGGATATGAAGGCACATTCAAAGATTTGTGGAACTAGAGAGTATAGATGTGATTGTGGAACTTTGTTTTCAAG GAGGGATAGTTTCATTACACACAAGGCCTTCTGTGATGCATTAGCAAGGGAAAGTGCAAAACCACATGCAGAAGCTGAGTCTCCTGTTGATGACGAGGATGCCAAATCGGAAATTGGTCCTGCCACAGCAGTATCAACGCCACAAGATCCAGCATCTGTTGTTCCTACTTCAACTACTGTGGATACTCATGTTTCTCCTGTCCTAGATCAAGGTATTTTGGCTAGAACTTGGATT GCCAGCCTACTTGCTTCTTCAGGAAGTTTACAATCTCAAACTACTGGATTTACCAGCTTATTCCGAGCCGTAACCTGTCCAGATCACATACCTGAACTTGCACCATCTTCATCTTCTGAACCCATATCTCTTTGCCTCTCAATGAATCAAGGATCATCAATTTTTGTATCACCAGGGCAAGAACTTAGACAGTATGCTCAAGCCCTACAGCCTTGTATGTCTGCTACAGCATTGCTACAGAAGGCTGATCTGATAGGTATCTCTTTGTCAAACACATCGTTGCTTAGAGGGCTAGGGATCGTGTCCTCATCCTCATCCTCATCAACTAACGTCCACCAGAGTGGACCACAAATCAAGCCGGATGGCACGTCTTTAGCTGAAGGCCTTGCACTTGGACTGGCATGCGATGGAGTGTCTGGTTTGAAGGAATTGATGTTTGGAACTCCATCTGTTTTTGGTCCTAAGCACATTACCCTTGACCTTCTTGGTTTGGGAATGGCTGCCAATGGCGGTTTGAACGGAGGGCTAACGGCTTTAATGACTTCCATCAATGACAGCCTTGATAATGGGGCAGCAACACCACCACCACTTCGTGGAGGCCGCAACGCCATGTCAGGAAGCTCATGA
- the LOC142530683 gene encoding uncharacterized protein LOC142530683, whose translation MAMMHNSMNADISYYKAWKGKELADNMMKGDPTQSFNKLSCYLHMVEQMNRGSITDIFVDEENRFKYMFLAFGACVRGYRSMRKVVSIDGTWLKDKYNGVLLVASAQDVNYHQYPLAWGIVDVECTSSWSWFLTKLLEVVPDEDELVIISDRHQGIINAVSTVYRNAHHGHCTWHLSQNMKTRCKKKGATEMFLHIAKIYKTFEFDIAHNDFRNRYPEAAQYLDERDSLDRWTRAYCPKTRYNIMTTNRVESINARLLEERKLPIIALLDSLQKLASSWFARYCHASIASNTNLTPTIEGILRSRFTDAQGMQVFELGRMEFDVRSRGHSAIVDLESKRCTCRVFDIDRIPCAHVIAASWLANIDLYDMCSQYYSTMSWCMAYSETVYPVPEENELPRNINFPLVLPPLLEKRVGRRKQNRFPSIGEFSKR comes from the coding sequence ATGGCGATGATGCACAATAGTATGAATGCTGATATATCATACTACAAGGCTTGGAAAGGGAAAGAACTAGCAGACAATATGATGAAAGGTGATCCTACGCAGAGTTTTAATAAATTGAGTTGTTATTTGCACATGGTTGAGCAGATGAATCGAGGAAGCATAACAGACATATTTGTCGACGAGGAAAATCGATTCAAGTATATGTTTCTTGCTTTTGGTGCATGCGTTAGAGGATATCGAAGTATGCGAAAAGTTGTATCAATTGATGGTACGTGGTTGAAGGACAAATATAATGGTGTTTTACTAGTGGCATCGGCACAAGATGTAAATTATCACCAATATCCTTTGGCGTGGGGAATCGTAGATGTCGAGTGTACTTCTTCGTGGAGTTGGTTTTTAACGAAGTTGTTAGAAGTAGTACCAGATGAGGATGAATTGGTGATAATTTCTGACAGGCATCAGGGGATCATTAATGCGGTTTCTACTGTCTATAGAAATGCGCATCATGGTCATTGTACGTGGCATTTATCCCAAAACATGAAGACTAGATGCAAAAAGAAGGGTGCAACCGAAATGTTTTTGCACAttgcaaaaatttataaaactttCGAGTTTGATATTGCACACAATGATTTTAGGAATAGATATCCTGAGGCAGCGCAATATTTGGACGAGAGAGACTCACTTGATAGATGGACTCGAGCGTATTGTCCAAAGACCCGTTACAATATTATGACGACAAACAGGGTTGAGTCGATCAATGCTAGACTACTTGAAGAAAGGAAGCTTCCAATCATTGCACTCTTAGATTCTTTACAGAAACTAGCCTCATCTTGGTTTGCCCGATATTGCCACGCATCAATTGCAAGTAACACTAACTTGACCCCTACGATCGAGGGGATTCTTCGTAGCAGGTTCACAGATGCCCAAGGAATGCAAGTTTTTGAATTAGGACGTATGGAGTTTGATGTTAGGAGTCGTGGACATTCGGCCATAGTGGACCTCGAATCAAAAAGATGCACATGTCGAGTTTTTGATATTGATAGAATCCCATGTGCTCATGTCATCGCAGCTAGTTGGTTAGCGAATATTGATTTATATGATATGTGTTCACAGTACTATTCTACAATGTCATGGTGCATGGCTTACTCAGAGACTGTTTATCCCGTTCCAGAAGAAAATGAATTGCCACGAAACATTAATTTTCCATTGGTGTTGCCTCCTTTGCTAGAGAAGAGAGTTGGCAGAAGAAAACAAAACAGATTTCCTTCGATTGGTGAATTCAGCAAGAGATAG
- the LOC142531605 gene encoding LOW QUALITY PROTEIN: pentatricopeptide repeat-containing protein At5g15010, mitochondrial (The sequence of the model RefSeq protein was modified relative to this genomic sequence to represent the inferred CDS: deleted 2 bases in 1 codon): MRRKLTGVSTIILALRKNVGFNQTMGNVESPPRFLFRQPCISTSIRVCDYYLCANPLNATYAAKPFIFRSFSSSRDDQSDVDAGFENCTECGCDCKDTVDQGPSCDAKTILDILSTSPAQEKCSKLDRCGVKVTHQLVSDVISRTRNDWEKAFTFFLWAGRQPEYDHSLREFHSMIAILGKFRKFDTAWSLINDMRAASLLTPRTILIMIWKYAAVHDVAKAIGAFYAHKIYKFEIGLVEFQALLSALCRYKNVKDAEHLLFCNQTVFPLNTKSFNIILNGWFGVIGDSREGNRIWREMEKRGIRHDVYSYSSIMSCYSKVGKLNKVLRLFDEMKALGIEPDKKVYNAVILALARGGLQKEARNLMKTMDEKGFTPDSVTYNSLIMPLCKSKLFDEAKLVFDEMVERRYLPTIRTYHAFFRILRTGEQVFELLQKMYITGCHPSHDTYIMLIRKFCRWKQLENVFKLWSEMSKNGLGPDRSSYIVLIHGLFLNGKLEEAYNYYQEMKAKQFLPEQKIEEMLQDWVRGKKNAEFPVTDSKDNQSISPVTDPKGDPTCVESQRRLDLSSKKSKECGFPQPELRSFIRERGFSFPDS, encoded by the exons ATGAGAAGAAAGCTCACGGGTGTATCTACCATCATTCTCGCGCTTCGAAAGAACGTTGGTTTCAATCAGACGATGGGGAATGTGGAAAGCCCTCCTCGTTTTCTTTTCCGACAGCCTTGTATCAGTACCAGTATCAGAGTTTGCGATTACTACCTTTGCGCTAACCCATTGAATGCAACTTATGCTGCTAAACCCTTCATTTTCAGATCTTTTTCATCCTCGAGAGATGACCAGAGTGATGTTGACGCTGGATTCGAGAATTGTACCGAGTGTGGTTGT GATTGCAAAGATACTGTAGATCAAGGTCCTTCTTGCGATGCAAAAACTATTTTGGACATTTTATCGACATCCCCTGCTCAAGAAAAGTGTAGTAAACTCGACCGATGTGGAGTGAAGGTGACGCACCAGTTAGTTTCTGATGTCATTTCGCGAACACGGAACGATTGGGAAAAAGCATTCACCTTCTTTCTGTGGGCCGGCAGACAGCCAGAGTACGATCATTCTTTGCGGGAATTCCACTCGATGATAGCTATCTTGGGTAAGTTCAGAAAGTTCGATACAGCTTGGAGTTTGATCAATGATATGCGAGCTGCATCTCTTTTGACTCCACGTACAATATTGATAATGATCTGGAAATATGCGGCTGTGCACGACGTGGCAAAGGCGATTGGCGCTTTTTATGCACACAAGATATATAAGTTTGAAATCGGATTGGTAGAATTCCAAGCCCTGCTCTCCGCTCTCTGTCGGTACAAGAATGTGAAAGATGCTGAACATTTACTTTTCTGCAACCAAACTGTGTTCCCTCTTAACACCAAAAGTTTTAACATTATTCTTAATGGATGGTTTGGTGTGATTGGTGACTCGCGTGAGGGAAACCGAATTTGGCGGGAGATGGAGAAGAGAGGGATCAGGCATGATGTTTATTCCTATTCTAGTATTATGTCTTGTTATTCAAAAGTTGGTAAGTTGAATAAGGTGCTACGATTGTTTGACGAGATGAAAGCTTTGGGCATTGAACCGGATAAGAAAGTTTATAATGCCGTgattcttgctctggccagaggtGGGCTTCAGAAAGAAGCTCGAAATCTTATGAAAACAATGGATGAGAAGGGTTTTACTCCTGATTCAGTCACTTATAACTCGCTTATTATGCCTCTTTGTAAATCCAAGCTATTTGATGAAGCTAAACTCGTGTTTGATGAGATGGTTGAAAGGCGTTATTTGCCTACTATCCGCACTTACCATGCTTTCTTTCGAATTTTGAGGACGGGGGAACAAGTGTTTGAGCTCTTGCAGAAGATGTATATAACTGGATGCCACCCGAGCCATGACACATATATAATGCTGATCAGGAAGTTTTGCCGCTGGAAACAACTTGAGAATGTCTTCAAACTGTGGAGCGAGATGAGCAAGAATGGACTTGGTCCTGATCGAAGCTCATACATTGTGCTGATACATGGTCTTTTTTTGAATGGGAAACTAGAGGAAGCATACAATTACTATCAAGAAATGAAGGCAAAACAGTTTTTGCCAGAGCAAAAAATAGAGGAAATGCTTCAGGATTGGGTGAGAGGCAAAAAGAACGCAGAATTTCCTGTGACTGATTCAAAAGACAATCAATCTATTTCTCCTGTGACTGATCCAAAAGGCGATCCTACCTGTGTTGAGTCACAGCGACGGCTAGATTTAAGTTCGAAAAAATCAAAGGAATGCGGTTTTCCACAACCGGAATTGAGAAGCTTTATCAGGGAGCGTGGCTTTTCTTTCCCAGATAGTTAG